Proteins encoded together in one Salmo salar chromosome ssa08, Ssal_v3.1, whole genome shotgun sequence window:
- the LOC106610099 gene encoding zinc finger protein 148-like, which translates to MANVNCMGFHTQIASIIEVLANAAVAEICKLVDDDYAVFRLEMSQSQKENRGLRRKLQILELKVARERVLTSRPSSVKILDRYRGMARGEGHLTGGHRSFVKPAGHNTWRDDQPITVDEGSGTSTQHVIVIESADAEAAGPGVKQERTEGEKDPRHSRDIQTETAAGVMPPVATEDLHTAAVPQARTRRSILEVSGTPNAVLKSKTDTETLTVTHRLLHTGSDHRSDPERLGRLGCPPASGSEYLPVFHQSQRMDHSRGDGDGDGDALDTGVDDLSCSYATEMDPGNMPLGLETQTDLSRGEWNRYSSSVYSEGCLDKKSEGLVVDEVTVKLEGNVPPTWNGHLGDGHSQGRDFLDYRESLETNQNVATHSLLHAFRDRDPVSTSMGPSDSHSHILFDQVLNSNDRSRAQGGGATSGNSKEKRFLCMFCNKGFSCPQKVEIHKRVHTGEKPFSCTQCHVCFAQAGDLKRHQRVHSGEKPYSCPQCEKRFSRQDQLKRHHMVHTRERPFACTHCRKRFSERSYLRIHQQKNHSTL; encoded by the exons ATGGCTAACGTTAATTGTATgggttttcacactcaaatagcctccatcatagaggtgctagcgaatgcagccgtggcagagatctgtaaactcgtagacgacgactatgcagtgtttcgtttggaaatgtctcaaagccagaaagaaaacaggggATTGCGGCGGAAACTACAGATATTGGAACTGAAGGTGGCACGGGAGCGCGTCCTTACCAGTCGTCCCAGTAGTGTCAAGATCCTCGACCGATACAgaggaatggcaagag gtgaaggacatctcactggaggccacaggagctttgtgaagccagcaggacacaatacatggagagatgaccaaccaatcactgttgatgaggggagtggaacctcaacccagcacGTTATCGTGATAGAG TCTGCAGATGCAGAGGCTGCAGGTCCTGGGGTCAAGCAGgagaggactgaaggagagaaggacccacggcacagcagagacatccagactgaAACAGCGGCTGGGGTGATGCCCCCTGTAGCCACGGAGGACCTACACACCGCTGCCGTGCCCCAGGCCAGGACCAGACGCAGCATCTTGGAGGTCAGTGGAACGCCGAACGCCGTCCTCAAGTCAAAGACAGACACCGAGACTTTAACTGTAACACACAGGCTCTTACACACAGGATCTGACCACagatcagacccagagagacttgggagactgggctgtcctcctgCTTCCGGCTCAGAGTACCTACCGGTATTTCACCAGAGCCAGAGGATGGATCATTCCCGTGGAGATGGAGATGGTGATGGTGACGCATTAGACACTGGCGTTGATGATCTGTCTTGTTCTTACGCTACAGAGATGGACCCTGGTAACATGCCCTTGGGTTTAGAGACacagactgatctgtctagaggggaatggaaccggtacagtagtagtgtgtaCTCTGAAGGGTGTCTAGATAAGAAAAGTGAGGGTTTAGTCGTAGATGAGGTGACTGTAAAATTGGAGGGCAATGTACCTCCCACATGGAATGGTCACTTAGGAGACGGACACTCGCAGGGCAGAGATTTCTTAGACTACAGGGAAAGCTTAGAGACAAATCAAAATGTCGCCACCCACTCCCTTTTACACGCGTTCAGGGATCGCGACCCAGTGTCCACGTCGATGGGGCCTTCTGATTCACACAGCCACATCCTTTTcgatcaggtattgaactcaaacGACAGGTCTAGAGCTCAGGGAGGGGGAGCCACATCAGGCAATAGTAAAGAGaaacggttcctctgcatgttctgtaacaaaggcttcagctgcccCCAGAAGGTGGAGATCCACAAGAGGGTCCACACTGGGgagaaacccttcagctgtacccagtgtcacgTGTGCTTTGCCCAGGCTGgtgacctgaagaggcaccagagggtccactcaggggagaaaccctacagctgcccccagtgtgagaagCGGTTCTCCCGCCAGGACCAGCTGAAGAGGCACCATATGGTCCACACGCGAGAGAGGCCGTTTGCCTGTACTCACTGCaggaagaggttctcagagaggagctacctcaggatacaccagcagaaaaaccATTCCACTCTATAG